The proteins below are encoded in one region of Fibrella aestuarina BUZ 2:
- a CDS encoding DUF4249 domain-containing protein codes for MKTSLLYLPLVLLGTLVLTSCETVIDTKIDSAPSQLAIDAWLTDQPGEQQIRLTQTRNYFDNGPATPVTSASVLVGEVSAAGNSITRRFAFTDPDNDGVYKWKPANSSDTAKLGVIGRTYALSITYGSESYVAIAQMPRIPPIDSLTFSKQKINPVSSETGYRAEFYATDIAGAADYYYIRYFRNGQLQNRPQDIILAYNGAFRGSADTDGLQFIRPIRQSANPEKLYALNDSVRIEMRAITVEGYTFWELLKAQLQNAGLFATPPANVPSNIRNVRTNGPAAVGFFLVSPVRTRTATVTKEFLRGDGA; via the coding sequence ATGAAAACGAGTTTGCTTTACTTGCCCCTAGTCCTGCTAGGTACGTTGGTCCTGACCAGTTGCGAAACGGTCATTGACACCAAAATCGACTCGGCCCCGAGCCAACTGGCTATTGATGCCTGGCTCACCGATCAGCCTGGCGAACAGCAAATCCGGCTGACACAAACCCGCAATTATTTCGATAATGGCCCGGCTACGCCCGTCACGAGCGCGTCGGTGCTGGTTGGCGAAGTATCGGCGGCCGGTAACAGCATTACGCGGCGCTTTGCGTTTACCGACCCCGACAATGACGGTGTGTACAAATGGAAGCCCGCGAACAGCAGCGATACCGCCAAATTGGGCGTGATCGGCCGTACCTACGCGCTCAGTATTACGTATGGCAGCGAATCGTACGTGGCCATCGCGCAGATGCCGCGCATCCCGCCTATCGACTCGCTCACGTTTTCGAAGCAAAAAATAAACCCTGTATCCAGCGAAACGGGCTACAGGGCTGAGTTTTACGCCACCGACATCGCCGGGGCTGCTGATTATTACTACATCCGGTATTTCCGGAACGGGCAGCTTCAGAATCGCCCGCAGGACATTATTCTGGCCTACAACGGAGCCTTTCGGGGGAGCGCTGATACCGATGGCCTTCAGTTTATCCGGCCCATTCGCCAATCGGCCAACCCCGAGAAGCTATACGCACTGAACGATTCGGTTCGGATCGAGATGCGCGCCATAACGGTGGAGGGTTATACGTTTTGGGAGTTATTGAAAGCACAGTTGCAGAATGCGGGCCTCTTTGCGACGCCACCTGCTAACGTACCCAGCAATATTCGGAATGTACGGACCAACGGCCCGGCCGCTGTCGGTTTCTTTCTGGTGTCGCCGGTCAGAACGCGAACGGCGACGGTGACGAAAGAATTTTTACGCGGAGACGGGGCGTGA
- a CDS encoding TonB-dependent receptor — protein sequence MNHSTTLLKVPLFCLFWLLSLSTFAQEKFTVSGYVKDASDGEGLIGVSVYNKETGTGAVTNNYGFYSITLPKGSYGLVITYVGYQRLTRTVDLTTQNVRLDLELKEEGRDLQELVVSTRREDDNVTNIEMSVNKVDIKTIQRIPALLGEVDIVRSIQLLPGVSTVGEGATGFNVRGGSIDQNLVLLDEAPVYNSSHLFGFFSVFNPDAVKDVKLVKGGIPALYGGRVSSILDVRLKEGNAKKREINGGIGLIFSRLSYEQPLFKGKDGTARGSFIVAGRRSYADVLAQPFLKGDLKGSQFYFYDLTAKANLRINDKNTLFASGYFGRDVFGADFGFNWGSATASMRWNHVFNDKLFLNTTAFYSNYDYSLDSDLRQKAENRNDYFRTNAKIVNYSIKPDFTLFWNKNTVTFGGQALLYDFQPGVATAASAGVVRSFGLKSKYALESSLYVGNEQQVSPRVQLQYGLRYSFYQYLGPGEAYTFGDSPQPGRVRRPLQETRTYKAGETIQTYGNLEPRFALKYDLAPGSSVKLSYNRLAQYVHLLSNTTASTPLDVWTPSTNNIAPQLSDQVAAGYFRNFGGVSGNDFEASVEVYYKSLQNQIDYIDRANLVLNQYLEGDVVVGKGRAYGAEFYLRKNKGVINGWLSYTLAKTERLVTGINENQWYPTRFDKRHTLNAVVLYDPAKRADGSVSRWNFSATFVLASGTPATFFGNRFDFQNIAAGTNPENVRNNYRIQPYHRLDLAATLQGKKRPGKKKEDNWVFSVYNVYARKNPFSEFYRPNPDNIAQTQAIRYSVFATLIPSVTYNFKF from the coding sequence ATGAACCATTCAACTACGTTACTAAAAGTACCCTTGTTCTGCCTCTTTTGGTTGCTTTCACTGAGCACCTTCGCTCAGGAAAAATTCACCGTTAGTGGCTACGTCAAAGACGCGTCTGATGGCGAAGGCCTCATTGGGGTGTCGGTGTACAACAAAGAAACCGGCACCGGGGCCGTCACCAACAACTACGGCTTTTATTCGATCACGCTCCCCAAAGGCAGCTACGGTCTGGTGATTACGTACGTTGGTTACCAGCGCCTTACCCGCACTGTTGATCTGACGACGCAGAACGTTCGATTAGACCTTGAATTAAAGGAGGAAGGCCGGGATTTGCAAGAACTGGTCGTATCGACCCGCCGTGAAGACGACAACGTGACGAACATCGAGATGAGCGTCAATAAGGTCGATATCAAAACGATTCAGCGCATTCCGGCGCTGTTGGGTGAGGTCGACATTGTGCGGAGCATTCAACTACTACCCGGCGTGTCGACGGTCGGCGAGGGAGCAACGGGCTTCAACGTGCGGGGCGGTAGTATCGATCAAAACCTGGTGCTGCTCGACGAAGCACCCGTTTATAACTCGAGCCACCTGTTCGGGTTTTTCTCGGTATTCAACCCCGACGCCGTCAAAGACGTCAAGCTCGTCAAAGGCGGGATTCCGGCGCTGTATGGCGGACGGGTATCGTCGATTCTGGACGTGCGGCTGAAAGAAGGGAACGCCAAAAAGCGCGAGATTAATGGTGGTATTGGCTTGATTTTCAGTCGCCTGTCGTATGAGCAGCCGCTATTTAAAGGCAAAGACGGCACGGCGCGTGGGTCGTTTATCGTGGCGGGCCGGCGGTCATACGCCGATGTGCTGGCGCAACCGTTTCTGAAAGGCGATCTGAAAGGCTCCCAATTCTATTTCTACGACCTGACGGCCAAAGCCAACCTGCGGATCAACGACAAGAACACGCTTTTTGCTTCGGGGTACTTTGGGCGCGACGTATTTGGCGCCGATTTCGGCTTCAACTGGGGCAGCGCCACCGCCTCGATGCGCTGGAACCACGTCTTCAACGACAAGCTGTTTCTGAACACGACGGCGTTTTACAGCAACTACGACTACTCGCTCGACTCGGATCTGCGGCAGAAAGCCGAGAACCGAAACGACTATTTCCGCACCAACGCCAAGATCGTTAATTACAGCATCAAGCCCGATTTCACGCTGTTCTGGAACAAGAACACGGTAACGTTTGGCGGGCAGGCGCTACTCTACGATTTCCAGCCCGGTGTGGCTACGGCCGCGAGCGCCGGGGTAGTGCGGTCGTTTGGGCTAAAGAGTAAATACGCGCTGGAAAGCTCGCTCTACGTGGGCAATGAACAGCAGGTGTCGCCGCGTGTACAACTCCAATATGGCCTGCGCTACTCGTTTTACCAGTACCTCGGCCCCGGTGAAGCCTATACGTTTGGCGACTCGCCGCAGCCGGGCCGGGTACGTCGGCCCCTGCAGGAGACACGTACCTACAAAGCCGGCGAGACCATTCAGACCTATGGTAATCTGGAGCCGCGCTTTGCCCTGAAATACGATCTGGCGCCCGGCAGCTCGGTCAAACTGAGCTACAACCGGCTGGCGCAGTATGTGCACTTGCTCTCGAACACAACCGCCTCGACCCCGCTCGACGTCTGGACGCCATCGACCAACAATATTGCCCCGCAGCTGTCGGATCAGGTGGCGGCGGGCTACTTCCGTAACTTTGGGGGAGTCTCGGGCAACGACTTTGAGGCGTCAGTGGAGGTGTACTACAAATCGCTGCAAAACCAGATCGATTACATTGACCGGGCCAACCTGGTGCTGAATCAGTACCTCGAAGGCGACGTGGTGGTGGGTAAGGGCCGGGCCTATGGGGCCGAATTTTACCTGCGCAAGAATAAGGGCGTTATCAACGGCTGGTTGAGCTACACGCTGGCCAAAACCGAACGGTTGGTGACGGGCATCAACGAAAACCAATGGTACCCGACCCGGTTCGACAAACGCCACACGCTCAACGCCGTGGTGCTGTATGACCCCGCCAAACGGGCTGATGGCTCAGTCTCGCGCTGGAATTTCTCGGCCACGTTTGTGTTGGCGAGTGGCACGCCCGCCACCTTCTTCGGCAACCGATTCGATTTCCAGAATATCGCCGCAGGGACCAATCCCGAAAATGTACGCAACAACTACCGCATTCAGCCTTATCACCGGCTTGATCTGGCCGCCACGCTGCAGGGGAAAAAGCGGCCCGGTAAGAAGAAAGAAGACAACTGGGTATTCTCGGTCTATAACGTGTATGCCCGCAAAAACCCGTTCTCGGAGTTCTACCGGCCCAACCCCGACAACATCGCCCAGACGCAGGCGATCCGCTATTCGGTGTTTGCCACCCTCATCCCTTCCGTGACCTACAACTTCAAATTCTGA
- a CDS encoding TraB/GumN family protein: MHLSRLFLLLTCLLATGAQGQSLLWEVSGNGLTKPSYLFGTYHILRDSYLQGDTLTWSYFKRAEGVVVEMVFDSTEVNKVAQYGTMADKNLIHLINASDYKLVADEFNAMTGQELSFYNQIKPIIIATALSVAYARKQSDTLTRFTGQPIDMYFVNQAKLRRKPLLGLETLEEQLKLLYDRQPVEQQAQQLVRLVKRKSYEKPKGPSLTDLYLKADLEGMWNLFQRESESSSDLYALIDDRNMRWMGQLRLAMAGRSTFIAVGAGHLPGPNGLLNLLREAGFSVRPLTNKVAFAQTAR, from the coding sequence ATGCATCTGTCTCGTCTGTTTTTGCTGCTTACCTGTCTGTTGGCAACGGGCGCCCAAGGGCAGTCGTTGCTATGGGAAGTGTCAGGTAACGGGTTGACCAAACCGTCGTATCTGTTTGGCACTTACCACATCCTGCGCGACAGCTACTTGCAGGGCGACACGCTGACGTGGTCTTATTTCAAACGGGCAGAAGGCGTCGTTGTGGAGATGGTCTTCGACTCGACGGAGGTGAACAAAGTGGCGCAGTACGGCACCATGGCCGATAAGAACCTCATTCACCTGATCAACGCCAGCGATTACAAACTGGTGGCCGATGAGTTCAACGCCATGACCGGGCAGGAACTGTCGTTTTACAACCAGATCAAACCGATCATTATCGCCACGGCGCTCAGCGTGGCCTATGCCCGCAAGCAGTCAGATACCCTCACGCGGTTTACAGGACAGCCCATCGACATGTACTTTGTGAATCAGGCCAAACTGCGACGCAAGCCACTACTAGGCCTAGAAACACTGGAAGAGCAGTTGAAACTGCTCTATGACCGCCAGCCCGTTGAGCAACAGGCCCAGCAACTCGTACGGCTGGTAAAACGCAAATCGTACGAAAAGCCCAAAGGCCCCAGCCTCACCGACCTCTACCTGAAGGCTGATCTGGAAGGCATGTGGAACCTGTTTCAGCGTGAGAGCGAAAGCAGTAGCGACCTATACGCCCTGATCGACGACCGGAACATGCGCTGGATGGGGCAGCTACGGCTGGCGATGGCGGGCCGCTCAACGTTCATCGCCGTGGGGGCGGGCCACCTGCCCGGCCCCAATGGGTTGCTCAACCTGCTCCGTGAAGCGGGGTTTAGCGTTCGGCCTCTTACCAACAAGGTGGCGTTTGCCCAGACAGCCCGATAG
- a CDS encoding PPK2 family polyphosphate kinase: MKRINTSQFRYDGKTPYAHKSTPTRVEPFYTDETDRAAQLDALSDRMDQAQNRMHAHEKYGVLVLFQAMDAAGKDSSIRHVFKGVNPSRFQVAAFKKPSKEDMAHDYLWRFWKKLPERGFIGIFNRTYYEEVLALKVHPDRLDEGNVPDEFLRSQAKLWEQRYTDMANMEAYLHRNGFRIVKFYLHVSKEEQGQRLLARLNDDEKQWKLSDNDLKEREYWPDYMKAYQDAINATATPDCPWYVIPSDDRANQQLIIAHVMTELLESIPADFPERDDKEAKRLIRKLKSQSEDA, encoded by the coding sequence ATGAAACGCATCAACACCAGCCAATTCCGTTACGACGGGAAAACGCCCTATGCTCACAAATCGACACCCACCCGTGTCGAGCCCTTTTATACCGACGAAACTGACCGGGCCGCCCAACTTGATGCCCTCAGCGACCGCATGGATCAGGCGCAGAATCGCATGCATGCCCACGAGAAATACGGCGTGCTGGTCCTGTTTCAGGCGATGGATGCCGCCGGCAAAGACAGTAGCATCCGGCACGTATTCAAAGGAGTGAACCCGTCGCGGTTTCAGGTGGCAGCCTTCAAGAAACCGAGCAAAGAAGACATGGCCCACGATTATTTGTGGCGCTTCTGGAAAAAGCTACCCGAGCGGGGATTTATCGGCATTTTCAACCGGACGTATTACGAAGAAGTCCTGGCGCTGAAAGTCCACCCTGACCGGTTGGATGAGGGCAACGTACCTGACGAGTTTCTGCGCAGCCAGGCCAAGCTCTGGGAACAGCGCTACACCGACATGGCCAACATGGAAGCGTACCTGCACCGGAATGGCTTTCGGATCGTGAAGTTCTACCTGCATGTGTCGAAGGAAGAACAGGGACAGCGGCTCCTGGCTCGCCTCAACGACGACGAAAAGCAGTGGAAACTAAGTGACAACGACCTGAAGGAGCGCGAATACTGGCCCGATTATATGAAAGCCTACCAAGACGCCATCAACGCCACCGCCACACCCGACTGCCCCTGGTATGTGATTCCCAGCGATGACCGGGCCAACCAGCAACTGATTATCGCGCACGTTATGACGGAACTGCTTGAAAGCATCCCGGCCGATTTTCCCGAGCGCGACGACAAAGAAGCCAAACGGCTGATTCGGAAGTTGAAAAGCCAGTCGGAAGACGCCTGA
- a CDS encoding D-arabinono-1,4-lactone oxidase has translation MQTASANIPTLPVNGVTFYLPQSIDDVKALLRQARQANQSVSVRGSGHSFPLTPQTETSANTMHIMLSHLNAVSLDKTTGIVTVQAGCHLGLDPFDPTKISTTENSLCYQLDPLDAQGRRTQPPGWALPDLGGITHQTIGGFMATGSSGGSTKFAFEDALLSVRVVYHGETDVEERVFERPATNDPNDPFYGAAFASMGLMGIVVEATYQCIPAFNIVGSEQTFSQSDCSMVDLFGPGSGDTPSLQQFLNKTDYTRLMWWPQASEQEMVIWQAARADAFKDWQTFVPKPYLEVPKPFGSQTLQDVIEWLAGKLFETIDRLPFFIELIIKRIFPKGNPTREELIRELEKMQDGMLLRILKFFVSQGEDQQFQDIWWNGLPMDNQMSDDLFPVWFTELWIPIEQTEAVMQFLKKFYQNPENAGIFSVELYAAKASEFWLSPAYGTDVFRVDVFWFAKNEENPVDYYDRFWRALPAAGFYFRPHWGKYLPDPNGPQGITYLQAQYPRWNDFMTLRQQMDPHNLFVTPYWQKQLGLS, from the coding sequence ATGCAAACTGCATCTGCTAACATACCCACCTTACCCGTAAACGGCGTTACCTTCTACCTGCCCCAATCCATCGACGACGTCAAGGCATTGCTCCGGCAGGCCAGGCAGGCCAACCAGTCGGTTTCGGTGCGTGGCTCGGGCCACTCGTTTCCACTCACGCCCCAAACCGAAACGTCTGCCAACACGATGCACATCATGCTGTCGCATCTGAATGCCGTTTCGCTCGACAAAACCACCGGTATCGTGACAGTACAGGCGGGCTGCCACCTCGGTCTCGACCCGTTTGACCCCACCAAAATCTCCACGACCGAAAACTCACTCTGTTACCAGCTCGACCCCCTCGATGCGCAGGGCCGACGTACCCAGCCCCCCGGCTGGGCCTTACCCGACCTGGGTGGCATCACCCACCAGACCATCGGCGGGTTCATGGCTACGGGCTCGTCGGGTGGTTCCACCAAATTTGCCTTTGAAGACGCCCTCCTGAGCGTTCGGGTGGTGTATCACGGCGAAACCGACGTGGAAGAACGCGTCTTTGAACGACCGGCCACCAATGACCCCAACGATCCGTTCTACGGAGCGGCGTTTGCCAGCATGGGCCTGATGGGCATCGTGGTCGAGGCCACCTACCAGTGCATTCCGGCCTTCAACATCGTCGGGAGCGAGCAGACCTTTTCACAGAGCGACTGCTCGATGGTCGATCTGTTTGGTCCGGGCAGCGGCGATACACCCAGCCTGCAACAGTTTCTGAACAAAACCGATTACACCCGGCTGATGTGGTGGCCGCAGGCCTCAGAACAGGAGATGGTAATCTGGCAGGCCGCGCGGGCCGACGCGTTCAAGGACTGGCAGACGTTTGTGCCGAAGCCCTACCTGGAAGTACCCAAGCCCTTTGGCTCGCAGACCTTACAAGACGTGATCGAGTGGCTGGCGGGTAAACTCTTTGAAACCATCGATCGCCTGCCCTTTTTCATCGAGCTGATCATCAAACGCATCTTCCCCAAGGGCAACCCCACCCGCGAGGAACTGATTCGGGAACTCGAAAAAATGCAGGATGGCATGCTCCTCCGCATCCTGAAATTCTTTGTGAGTCAGGGCGAAGACCAGCAGTTTCAGGACATCTGGTGGAATGGCCTGCCTATGGACAATCAGATGAGCGACGATCTCTTTCCCGTCTGGTTTACCGAACTCTGGATACCGATCGAACAGACCGAAGCGGTCATGCAGTTTCTGAAGAAATTCTACCAGAATCCCGAAAACGCGGGCATCTTTTCGGTGGAACTCTACGCCGCCAAGGCCAGTGAATTCTGGCTTAGCCCGGCCTACGGCACCGATGTGTTCCGGGTCGATGTGTTCTGGTTTGCCAAAAACGAGGAAAACCCCGTCGACTACTACGACCGCTTCTGGAGAGCCCTGCCCGCCGCCGGGTTCTATTTCCGGCCACACTGGGGCAAATACCTGCCTGATCCCAATGGCCCGCAGGGCATAACGTACCTGCAGGCACAATACCCTCGCTGGAATGACTTCATGACCCTGCGCCAGCAGATGGACCCACACAACCTGTTTGTAACCCCCTACTGGCAGAAGCAATTAGGCTTGTCATAA
- a CDS encoding PPK2 family polyphosphate kinase encodes MSKIDTSPFRFDGSDKFSIKKAKTKVDDYYADDADYDAQLSANAAEIDELQTRMFSDNRYGVLAVFQAMDAAGKDGTIQHVFRGTNPLGLRVYSFKRPTEQELDHDWLWRSYRELPERGMIGIFNRSYYEEVLVVKVHPELLTQSQRVPAEFIDDLDKVWKHRYEAIADMEKHLHWNGFRTIKFFLHVSKKEQAERLLARIEEPDKNWKFEEGDLHEREFWDDYQEAFEKAINKTATDHAPWYVVPADDKKNMRLLVGRILIEELKKLPLKEMKPDPERFEALKKLIPKLKE; translated from the coding sequence ATGAGCAAGATTGACACCAGCCCCTTTCGGTTTGATGGTTCTGACAAGTTTTCGATCAAAAAAGCGAAGACCAAAGTCGATGATTATTATGCCGACGACGCCGACTATGATGCGCAACTGAGCGCCAACGCGGCCGAGATCGACGAGTTACAGACGCGCATGTTTTCGGACAACCGGTATGGGGTGCTGGCTGTATTTCAGGCGATGGATGCCGCCGGCAAAGACGGCACCATTCAGCACGTGTTCAGGGGGACTAATCCGCTCGGGTTGCGGGTCTATTCGTTCAAACGCCCAACCGAGCAGGAGCTGGATCACGACTGGCTCTGGCGCAGCTACCGCGAATTGCCCGAGCGGGGCATGATCGGGATTTTCAACCGGTCATATTACGAAGAGGTGCTGGTGGTGAAAGTGCATCCCGAGCTACTGACCCAGAGCCAACGGGTGCCCGCCGAGTTTATCGATGACCTGGACAAAGTATGGAAGCACCGCTACGAAGCCATTGCCGACATGGAGAAACACCTGCACTGGAATGGCTTCCGCACGATTAAGTTTTTTCTGCACGTCTCCAAAAAAGAACAGGCCGAGCGCCTACTAGCCCGGATTGAAGAGCCCGACAAAAACTGGAAATTTGAGGAGGGCGATTTGCACGAGCGCGAATTCTGGGACGATTATCAGGAGGCATTTGAGAAAGCCATCAACAAAACGGCAACCGACCACGCACCCTGGTATGTGGTCCCCGCCGACGATAAGAAGAACATGCGCCTGCTGGTGGGCCGCATCCTGATCGAGGAGTTGAAAAAGCTACCTCTCAAAGAGATGAAGCCTGACCCTGAGCGGTTCGAGGCGCTGAAGAAACTGATTCCGAAACTGAAAGAATAA
- the msrA gene encoding peptide-methionine (S)-S-oxide reductase MsrA: MTSESASSATLEKATFGTGCFWCTEAMFETLDGVKSAVSGYEGGQTKNPSYKDVCSGETGHAECVEVTYDPSKVTYAELLEAFFRSHDPTSLNRQGADVGTQYRSVVFYHNDEQKRLAETAKAELDKSGAYSKPIVTEISPATTFYEAEAYHQNYFANNPDQGYCAFVIAPKLDKFKKVFKEKLRADVSH; encoded by the coding sequence ATGACTTCTGAATCAGCTTCATCGGCAACACTCGAAAAAGCGACGTTTGGCACTGGTTGCTTCTGGTGTACTGAAGCCATGTTTGAAACACTCGACGGTGTTAAATCGGCGGTATCGGGCTACGAAGGTGGTCAAACCAAAAACCCGTCCTACAAAGACGTTTGCAGCGGCGAGACCGGCCATGCCGAGTGCGTGGAGGTGACCTACGACCCCAGCAAAGTAACCTACGCCGAATTGCTCGAAGCGTTTTTTCGTAGCCACGACCCTACCAGCCTCAACCGGCAGGGAGCCGACGTCGGCACGCAATACCGCTCGGTGGTCTTTTACCACAACGATGAGCAAAAACGGCTGGCAGAAACGGCCAAAGCCGAGCTGGACAAATCGGGTGCGTATAGTAAACCCATCGTGACGGAAATTAGCCCCGCCACCACCTTCTACGAGGCCGAAGCCTATCACCAGAATTACTTCGCCAATAACCCCGACCAGGGCTATTGCGCCTTTGTGATCGCGCCCAAGCTCGACAAATTCAAAAAAGTATTTAAAGAGAAGCTACGCGCCGACGTTAGCCACTAA
- a CDS encoding GAF domain-containing sensor histidine kinase: MPATTTTTPDLLDEANRLEAVKSYNILDTLPEQEYDELTQLASHICQTPIALISLIDERRQWFKSTHGLAIQESPRAVAFCNHTIQSPQDVFVVPDSRLDERFAENPLVTDDPNVVFYAGVPLVDDQGYALGSLCVIDRKPNQLSAAQLSALKVLAKQVVNLFILRKQNQLLNAHQAEMQQTITYLADTQHHLTQSETSYRQLAEELEERVQQRTQELEQANRELKRSNDNLQQFAYVASHDLQEPLRKIQSFGALLQEHLGKHVDEQAADYLNRMISAATRMSLLITDLLTFSRLSTRQRPPESVDLQRIVANTLDTLSLQISQRNAQITVQPLPTVLGDETQLTQLLQNLLSNAIKFTPPEQTPQIQISHTLLNRAELPAQLRPTSNAERFHQIDVRDQGIGFDPKYLDRIFQVFQRLHTKHQFAGTGIGLAICERVATNHSGCLTAHSQPGQGATFSIYLPA, encoded by the coding sequence ATGCCCGCTACCACTACAACCACACCTGATCTGCTTGATGAGGCCAATCGTCTTGAGGCGGTGAAAAGCTACAACATACTCGACACCCTGCCCGAGCAGGAGTATGACGAGTTGACCCAGTTAGCGTCGCACATTTGCCAGACACCCATTGCGCTCATCAGCCTGATCGACGAACGTCGACAGTGGTTCAAATCAACCCATGGGCTGGCTATTCAGGAGTCGCCACGGGCAGTTGCCTTTTGCAATCACACTATCCAGAGCCCGCAGGACGTGTTCGTGGTTCCCGATTCGCGCCTCGACGAACGGTTTGCCGAAAACCCACTGGTGACCGACGACCCCAACGTTGTTTTCTATGCAGGCGTACCGCTGGTTGATGATCAAGGGTATGCACTTGGCTCCTTGTGTGTTATTGACCGTAAGCCCAATCAACTAAGTGCGGCTCAACTGTCGGCTCTCAAAGTACTGGCCAAGCAGGTTGTGAATCTGTTTATTCTACGCAAGCAAAACCAGTTGCTGAATGCCCATCAGGCAGAAATGCAACAGACCATCACGTACCTGGCTGATACACAGCACCATCTAACCCAAAGCGAGACCAGCTATAGGCAGCTTGCCGAAGAGCTGGAAGAACGGGTACAGCAACGTACCCAGGAACTGGAACAAGCTAACCGCGAACTCAAACGGTCAAACGATAACCTTCAGCAGTTTGCCTACGTGGCCAGCCACGATTTGCAGGAGCCGCTGCGGAAGATCCAGTCGTTTGGTGCGCTGCTACAGGAACACCTTGGCAAACACGTTGACGAGCAAGCCGCCGATTACCTGAATCGGATGATTTCTGCGGCTACCCGGATGTCGCTCCTGATCACTGACCTGTTAACGTTCTCGCGTTTGTCTACCCGGCAGCGACCACCCGAATCGGTTGATTTACAAAGAATTGTAGCGAATACCCTGGACACGCTATCGTTGCAGATTAGTCAGCGGAATGCCCAGATTACGGTACAGCCATTACCCACTGTGCTGGGCGATGAAACGCAACTGACGCAGTTACTCCAGAACCTGTTGTCGAATGCAATCAAGTTCACCCCGCCGGAGCAAACACCGCAGATTCAGATTAGCCATACGCTCCTGAATAGAGCAGAATTACCGGCTCAATTACGCCCCACAAGTAATGCCGAGCGCTTTCATCAGATCGATGTCCGCGATCAGGGCATTGGGTTTGACCCCAAATACTTGGATCGCATCTTCCAGGTATTTCAGCGGCTGCACACAAAGCATCAATTTGCGGGTACCGGCATTGGCCTCGCTATTTGCGAGCGTGTGGCTACCAATCATAGCGGTTGCTTAACTGCCCATAGCCAACCAGGGCAGGGAGCCACTTTTTCGATCTATTTACCCGCTTAA
- a CDS encoding mannose-1-phosphate guanylyltransferase, with product MNHTYVIIMAGGVGTRFWPFSRSTYPKQFHDVLGTGRTLLQQTADRFDGICPPENIYIVTSDKYKDLCQQQLPQLSDDQILCEPVARNTAPCIAYACYKIAERDPQANIVVAPADHIILKQDEFQRTIRTALAATKDNDVLVTLGIQPSRPDTGYGYIQYIADDESGSEVKKVKTFTEKPHLELAKQFVESGEFVWNAGIFVWNVQSICKAFNEYLPEVAEIFTEGKSIYYTGDEQAFVDKAYSLCKSISIDNGVMEKADNVYVVLSDFGWSDLGTWKSLYEVSDKSDELNVIDGHIMLYDTRNCIIKTPKDRLVVVNGLDGYIVAEYDNVLMICRKEEEQKVKEFVADAKERGVEFV from the coding sequence ATGAATCACACATATGTTATCATAATGGCAGGTGGCGTCGGAACTCGTTTCTGGCCATTCAGCCGCAGTACCTACCCCAAGCAGTTCCACGATGTACTTGGCACGGGCCGTACACTGCTGCAACAAACTGCTGATCGGTTCGACGGGATCTGCCCGCCCGAAAACATTTACATCGTTACCAGCGACAAATACAAGGATCTGTGCCAGCAACAGCTACCGCAGCTGTCTGACGATCAGATTCTGTGCGAACCAGTCGCGCGCAATACGGCCCCCTGCATTGCTTACGCCTGTTATAAAATTGCCGAGCGCGACCCGCAGGCCAATATCGTAGTGGCGCCGGCCGACCATATCATTCTGAAGCAGGATGAGTTTCAGCGCACGATCCGGACGGCGTTGGCCGCCACGAAGGATAACGACGTGCTGGTAACGCTCGGAATTCAGCCCAGCCGCCCTGATACCGGATACGGGTATATCCAATACATCGCCGACGATGAGTCGGGAAGCGAGGTGAAGAAGGTAAAAACGTTTACCGAAAAGCCCCACCTCGAACTAGCCAAGCAGTTTGTGGAAAGCGGCGAATTCGTTTGGAACGCGGGTATCTTCGTCTGGAATGTACAGAGCATCTGCAAAGCGTTCAACGAATACCTGCCCGAAGTCGCCGAGATTTTCACCGAGGGGAAATCGATTTATTACACCGGCGATGAGCAGGCGTTTGTTGACAAGGCGTACTCGCTTTGCAAAAGTATTTCCATCGACAATGGCGTGATGGAAAAGGCCGATAATGTCTACGTGGTGCTGAGCGACTTCGGTTGGTCGGATCTGGGTACGTGGAAATCATTGTATGAAGTATCCGACAAGAGCGACGAGCTGAACGTGATCGACGGGCATATCATGCTCTATGATACGCGCAACTGCATTATCAAAACACCCAAAGATCGCCTCGTTGTGGTCAACGGCCTCGACGGATACATTGTGGCCGAGTATGACAACGTACTGATGATCTGCCGGAAAGAGGAAGAGCAAAAGGTGAAAGAATTCGTTGCCGACGCCAAAGAGCGGGGCGTCGAGTTTGTCTAA